The DNA window TTGTTCCTCCTTTCTTTACCCAACTATAGCATCCAAAACTGCAAATGACACATGGGAAATTGGTGAAAATCACGCTAAGTACAACTACACCACTGACCTTCTGGTTTTATTTCTTAAACAATTTACATACTAGCAGATTTGTTTTATGTTCTTAGGGTGTTTTAAATGTCAACAAGCACAGATCTCAGTTGGAAGCCTTTGTTCGTATTCAAGGATTGACTAATAAAAGATCAGGTAAttttactatttattttaaaatctcctTGCGGAAAATGATTTGTTTGTATAAGTTTTTTATTCTTGTCTGTCAGAACTGGAGAATGACATGCTCATCTGTGGCACTAAGGCTCGAAACCGTGCAGTCCAAGGTGATGTGGTGGCTGTGGAGTTGCTGCCAAGGAATGAATGGAAGGGAAgagtttctgtgctgtgtgagAATGAGCCTGAGGAGAAAACCATTGAAGAAACTGAAAGTGAACCAATGGCTACGGGTAGGACATTTTTAATAAAAGATGCAACCCGCTGATGCTTTAAGTATAATCTTTTGACTTTCATTTTTTAATTGCTCTCGTTTCCTTTCTCCTATTCAACAGTGGGTATAAACTGTTCTTTAATGGCATAAGGGTAAAGCAGTCTAGAGATTCTATTCTTGCTTCTACTCGGCAAACCAGCTAAGAGCCATACTTTGGGGAATTTAAAGATTTAAAGTGACTCCTGGTCATCTTCCTCTTCTCGCCCTCAGTTGAGAGTGGGATTCAGTATTTACTTTTAAAAGTTCTGTCCTGTAGGATGCCTTTTCTGGTTTGTGGAGGAGATGTTAGAAAACTAGCTCCTCCTGGGGAATGCCTTTACTATTACCACTCTCGCGTGCGTCACCACAGCCCATCAAGAAAGGTAGTTTACTGTGTTCATGGAGATGCTCACTGCTGACATGATGCAACAGAAGAAACAGGGGAGGGGTGATTGGTAAAAGGGGATGATGATAAgatggaaaaacatttttttagatGGTCTAATTTGATATATTTTCCCTGACAAAGTTTTACAGTTAATTATTTCATCTATTAGTTCTGTTCTTTTACTTAAATATTAACCTaatataaaacaaaacaaaataacaaATGGCATGAGGTGAAATACATCTCTCCCACATTTTTCAGTAAAAGGAGTTCAGATTGACATTGCTTTTTCATTTGTAGGTAAAATTGTTGGAATTATTCAGCGGAACTGGCGAGATTACGTTGTGTCCTTTCCACCTAAAGAAGACATACAATCCCAGGGTAAAAATGTTCGGAAGATCCTAGTTACGCCTTGGGATTACAGAATTCCTAAAATAAGGATCAGCACCCAGCAAGCTGAATCCCTAAAGGTGGGAATTTATAAAGAAACTTgcccccctccaactccacaaAATCTTTTAATAATTGAAGTTTATAAATTGTAGGTCATGTCTGCACAACATGTTCCTAGACTCTGTCATTCCAAACTCTTCTCTTTAGAGTTGATCTTGCTTCGGAGTTCTTTTCTCACTTCTTGATTACCTGTTGCTGTATCCCGCATTGTATCTTCTTCACTGATTTTGTCCAGTCCCACTAGGACTCACTATCCTTTTCATAGCCCACTCCTGATCCAGGTGCGTACACTTTCTGGCAAGGATCACTGGATAGAAAACTCGGTTAGGAATCCTGGTTGACTTTTACCCTCTGTAACCCAGTGTTGCTAAGCCAAATGTTGCACTCTTTCCACTGAGCTAGCTGACTCAATGCAGACTGAATCTGGGACCCTACCTGGTAGCAGCTTCGTTGCTTGTGCTTTATTCATTTAATATCACTTGTGGAAACAAAAACAAACAATGCTTACTGCCATCAAGTAGCTTCTATATCAGCGTTCTACATCAGAAGGTCCACAGGTCATTCACATTCCAGTGGATCATTTTATCTTGTTCCCTTTGGACTTTTTAATTATTCAGAGTTAGTTCCCAGAGATGAGGCAAAACATTTTAATTTCACTCatgatatattttttaaatgtttggcgCAATAGCGTCTCTTGCATTCTGAAAGCATGAGGAGCCTTTTTTGCATCAAGAAGATATTGAATGCATAATTCTTGTTGATTTCCTGGTTTAATTGTTTTCTTTCTTGTGTCCAACTCTGATTAATTACCTTGTGAAATACAGGCAACCCTGTAGATATGGAAGTGTTCAATTGTATATTGCTGGTTGAATCGTGTATGCACCTGGACTGAAGTGGGGTAAAAAGATTTGCCGCACATTGTTCGACAAGTAGTGTACCTACACATATTCAGCAACCTTGGAGTATTATAATGGGCTCAAACAgcaggtttaattttttttcttttattttcccgACTTACATAGGATTGCCGGATCATCGTACGTATCGATTCCTGGGATTCTACTTCTCTTTATCCCAATGGACACTTCGTGAAGGTTCTTGGAAGAGCTGGCGATCTCGAGACAGAAATTGCAGCCATTCTTGTAGAAAACAGTGTTTCAGTTAGCCCTTTCTCTGAAGCCCAGGTTAACTCTTATACTTACTGAACCTTATCGTAAAAGAATGGGATTCTTTAATTGGCATTGTTAGCAATAGAATTGTATGTACTGTGATTCTACCCAATGAGCCTGCAAATTAAAATTATATTACAAAGCAAATCATTGCACACACAAAAGTAtgcacaggattgggcttggccatGATGACTGCTGTGGCTGAGTTGCACATCAGCAATCTCATACTGAAAATATTCATGTGGTAAAGCTCTGTGTGTCAGCTGGGCtcagacggtcgtgggttcaagccctactcaagGTATATGAGCACAAAGTctcggctgatacttcagtgcaattctgagggagtgctgcgttgtcagagatgccgtcttaaatcgaggctctgtctgcctgttcaggtggacataaatatggcagtattcgaagaagagctggggagtttctgctgatgtcctggccaacatttattccatgacaaacaccaccaaaatcaaattaactggtcatttatctcattgatatttatgggaccttgctgtgcaaatttgctgttgtatttgccgacataacagcagtgactacgtttcaaaagtaattaattgtccgtgtgctttaggacgtcctgtggaagtgaaaggtgctataaaaatgcaagtttgtaTTTCTTTGTCTTGGTGAGTAATTGTAACCTGGCACTGAGCTAGTACAGACATAGGAAGGTCTCCGATTTAAACCgtactctgtgctgagttagctgatctcagctagcgCTACAGTTGAGATGCTAAGATTGGTCCACAGGGAACAAATGAGAAAAACTGGCCTCATTCCCCACTTCTGACTATTACCAGTGGactcttctggaagtccacatgttTGGATGACAGCCGAGGACAGGGTAACCTTTGGCTATGGTGGTCCTTATAGTTAGATAGCTAGTCTGGTCAATATTAATTGTCCAGGCTGGGTGAGGTAGCAGGCGGCTGCTGCCTGTGACCTGTACTTTGGCgtcaggaaggggagggggcaaaGGGAGATAatcagaaagaaaaacagaagaaAACAACTTCATATAAAACATACCGTTCCTCGGAGATATGTAATTTCATTGTGATAGGTCAGCCTTTAAAAGCGTTAAAAATAAATTCATATGAGATAAGTCCCAGAATGTAGTTGTGACAAATTTGTGTCCTAGAGGAAAATTCATACACCCATATGTTGAATTTAAAAGTGATATTATAAATGACTGCCTTGTGGCTCAATGCATTTGTTTTTTTCCAGAATTCACTGTAGCGAGTTTACCGATCTCAAATGATGTCTGGGGAAGGCACAAAATTGGAGGGCAGGTGTCTTCTCTCCTGGGGAGAGGTCACAGAGTCAATCTGTGCCACTTTGTTTTGTACCTAGCAACTGTTCCAGAGTCAGACTGGCAGAGGTCACAGATCACCAGACTGGtgcgtgggagggggggggttaagAAACTTAACTTGCATTAATTGTTTAGAGGGGAGAGATAGTTGTATATAccatttgtgtgtgtatatgaaaaggaaaaatggaaAATAGAAGAATAGTTGGGAAAATAATTTTCTGTTGAAATGAAGACTGAAATGTTCAGATTTCAGTGTTTAAAACCACATGAATATCTCTTAACTTGTGTTTATTCCCATTCTGTAGGTGCATGAGATGCCGGTGAATACTCCCGAGAATCCCTGGAAGATTGATAAAGAGGAACAAGCCCGGCGAGTGGATTTAAGGAACACTCATCTGGTCTTCAGCATCGACCCCAAGGGCTGTGAGGATGTGGATGACGCATTGTCTGTTCGAAGATTAGCAAATGAAAATCTGGAGCTGGGGGTCCATATTGCAGATGTCACACactttgtgaaattaaattcataTACAGATCTGGAGGCTAGATCAAGGTAGTGTAAAATAAAAATCACAATGAAAAAAATCAGTTGCTGAAGTTAAAATCATTAAAGGGGAAAGAAAATCTAGGGGGATAATATTTGTTCAAAATACTGTCTCttacagaaaaaataaaaaatgtcTTCGATATTTTCATAAAATGATTGATTTTCTTGCTGGTATGGAGATCCTCCCTGCTCGGTTGCTCTGATGATGGCACTGACTGAGAGCAACCCCGTTTATTCTAGAATGGCCCTAAAGAAAACAGCAGGGACCGTGACTGCAGACCGATCTGTCATGTGCCCCACAACTGTGAGACCCAAGAAAACCATGCCACAGATTGAGAAATTATACTCCTGAGACAAAAAATAGTAAATCCACTCAATAATACGCTCCCGCATTATTTGGTTTCTGCCACTAAATCCTGTCGCTGAGTTGTGTAAATGTTATATTGCGCTCTCTGGAGAGAACTCCTGAGCATTCCTGGTGCAAATGTTGTCTGTATACTTAATATTCATGCAAACACCTGCTACTTTCTTCTAGGGCAACAACTTGTTATTTAGCAGATCGACGCTATGACATGTTACCCACTGTCCTAAGTGCTGATCTGTGCTCTTTACTTGGAGGTGCTGACAGGTAAGTCTCAGTTATACTTGGGGTGCAAAATGCTATTGAAGAAATGATCCTGTTTTTGCAAGGGAAAGATTTATACTTGTATTTTCTGTTCGTTCTTTGCACTGTGTACTTTGCTCTGGCAGATTGTACAAAAGAGGCCAGGGGTGGGAGAGGTGGAAATTTGTGCtgtccattttccctctctccgtgAGGAGAGTATCAGGTCTCCAATCAGCACCTCTCCTGAACTTGGGTGAGGTCACAAACCTACTGTAAGGAAAGGACACGTGCTAGCATCTGACCCGTGGAACAGTGCGTTGAAACACCAGCATAAAGTTCTTTGGTTCACCTTCCCTTTTAACTCTAGAAAACTGATGGTTTCTCTTctgattacattttttttctcaaaAGAATAATGTCCCCAGGATTTGTAAAACAAAAACTTATATAATGAAATAGTTCTTTCTTAAACTGAAACTGACAGCTGTTAAAAGCCAAAACTATTTGtaatgaaatatatattttttgttctAGTTCCCGGTGGAGAAGAGACCATGGCATAAAATCCAGCCCATAATTTTAGTCTAAATTGGCACTCAGAGCcaggctgatgtgggaaatgaaaTTACATCGACGCAGCAGTGAATGCATTCAAATGGTTGAGGTTAAGGAACATCCTTGACCTACTCTAAAATTGGGAGGATTGGTCCAAAAAGTGGAAAATTCTCAATCCTTCTCCTGGGcacaaaattattattttttttaaagtaaacatTTGCAATGATAAAGAATACAGAGCAAAAGTCAAACACTGATACTTCATTTACTCTTAACTATCAATCATTTATCGCATGGTGTGCTGTGGTTTCAATTCACCTTTCAAAATGAGGGTTAATCTTCCATATTCATTTCACTCTTAAGGTATGCGTTGAGTGTCTTGTGGGAACTGGACAAAACTAACTATGAAGTCCTTAAGGTGTGGTTTGGACGAACGATTATACGGTCTGCGTACATGATGTTTTATGAAGCAGCCCAGGCCTTGTTggatgggaatctcagtgttatgGATGATATCTCTGAGCTCAAAGGGCTTGACGAGAAAGACAAATGCAGAAAACTGAATGACCTGATATGGGCTGTAgagaagctgactgaaatagctCGCCACGTACGAGCAAAACGCGACCTCGGAGGTGCCCTAGAGCTGGAAGGGATTGAATTACTAGTGCAGTTAGACGAGAAGAAGAACATCAGTGACTTGGTCCCGAAGCAGCCCCTGGAAGTACACGAGACTGTAGCGGAGTGTATGATCCTGGCTAACCACTGGGTGGCAAAGAAGATAACCGAGAGTTCTCCTCACCAAGCCTTGCTGCGTCGTCATCCTCCACCACAGCAGGAGTTCTTTGCTGGGCTGGTTGAGTGTGCAAAGGCAAAGGGATTCCAAATAGATACACGGTAACAGCAGTAACTTGGAGTTAACTGTGTGTATACGTAACTGAGATGTTCATGATTTGAGTCAAGCACAGCCCAACATTAAATATTGTTATTGGTATTTTTGATTATCTGTTCCTCTAGCTATTCCacttttttgttaattttctgtACAACTTTAGAGATAAATACAACATGAAAGAGCAATCTGCCCCTTTAGCTCATCAATATTGGATTAAGAGTGTCACTTTGGCTCAattggtcgcactcttgcctctgagttggaaggttgtgggttagcacccccaccccaggattgagaccacaatctaggctgagactagtgcagtactgagagagtcctGTATTGTCACAGGatcttcagatgagaccttaaggTCCTTAAGTCTGTCTATCTTGGTGGTTCAATTATCTGTTTAAAAattccgtggcactatttgaagtttTGAATGGTTTCCTGATcaacattcttccttcaaccaTCATCAAAAACAGGTCATTCATTGCTGATGCAGTGTGTGCCACATCTGCCTACATAGCAACACTCAGTGCACTTCAAAGTATTTCACtgtatgtgaagcgctttgagatgtttgagaggcgataagatgctatataaatggaaatctCTAGCATTCAAAAAATAATACTTTTTTTGAAACAAATATGTATCTGGAACAATACCAGCAGCCACAATTCTGAACATCTCAGATATGCTATTGTGCTATATATTTActggaagaaaaaatctttttttcttttagtaTTGGTTAACATTTGGGACTTTTTTCACAATATCCTTCTAATAGGTTATGCTTATACTCGTCAAATGCTGATTATTACTATTTTGCCAAGAAATGTTATGTTTGAACCAGGATTCTGCTTGGGTTACGATTTCTATAgatacagattttaaaaaaataaccaaGTTACGTTTCTGTACAGCCTGTTTTAATCCATGGTTCAGCAATTCAGTTTGgggaaaaaatagaaaatgctgagcATGTTTTACAGAAAGACGATTAGTTTTCTGAGCTGTGCCACTGACTGAAATCTGGCAGTAAATTGACTCTTGAGTTCTGAccatttaaaaattgaataatcAAGGGGTGTTTTGTGCTCAAATTAGGATTTTATATTTTAATTGCCATACTTAGAATTAAGTTTTTTAATTTGCCCGCAGGGACTTGGACAGTtggtgttggcaggttatttgacaaTTGGGGGGAGCACATGACAACTGAgcccatttcatagaatcatagaaaggttacagcatggaaggaggccattcggtccaccgagtccacgctggctctatgcaagagaaatccagctagtcccactcccccgccctatcccctagtcctgcaaatttttttcctttcaaatacttatccagttcccttttgaaggccaggattgaatctgcctccaccaccccctcggacagagaattccagatgctaaccattcgctgtgtaaaaaagtttttcctcgtgtcacctttggttcttttgccaatcaccttaaatctatgtgctctggtttttgacccttccgtcaatgggaacagtttctctctatctactgtcgagacccttcatgattttgaatacctcctatcaaatctcctcgcaactgcctctgttccaaggagaacaaccccagcttctccagtctatccacgtaactaaagtccttcatccctggaatcattctagtaaatctcttctgcaccctctctaaggccttcacatctttcctaaagtgcggtgcccagaactggacacaatactccagttgtggccgaaacagtgtttgagaaaggttcatcatgacttccatacttttgtactctttgcctctatttataaagcccagattccgtatgcttttttaaccactttttcaacctgccctgccaccttcaatgatttgtgcacatatacccacagatctctctgttcctgtaccccttttagagttgtgccctctagtttatattgcctctcctcgttcttcctaccaaaatgtatcacttctcatttttctgcgttaaatgtcatctgccacatgtccgcccatgccaccagtctgtctctatcctcttgaagtctatcactatcctccttgctgtttactacccttccaagttttgtgtcatctacatgttttgaaattgtgccctgtacacccaagtccaagtcattaatatatatcaagaaaagcagtggtcccagcaccgacccctggggaagaccattgtacacctccctccagtctgaaaaacaaccattcaccactactctctgtttcctgtcacttagccaattctgtatccacgttgctactgccccctttattccatgggccgcaatcttgatgataagcctaccatgcggcactttatcaaatgccttttgaaagtctttatacaccacatcatctgcattgtcctcatctatcctctctgttacctcgtcaaaaaactctatcaggttggttaaacacgatttgcctttaacaaatccgtgctggctttccctaatcaatccacactcgtctaagtgactgttaattctgtcccggattatcgtttctgaaagtttcctcaccactgaggttaaactgactggcctatagttgctggattaatccttacacccttttttgaacaagggtgtaacatttgcaattctccagtcttctggcaccactcctgtatctacggatgtttggaagattatggccagtacctctgcaatttccacccttacttccctcagcaacttaggatgcatcccatccggtccggatgacttatctactttaagtacagctagcctttctagtacctcttctttatctatttttagcccatccagtatctcaactatatcttcgtttactgagactctggcagcattttcttccttggtgaagacagatgcaaggtactcatttagtacctcggccatcccctctgcctccatgagtagatctcctgtaTGGCCCCTAATCTGCTCCACCccccctcttactacccatttactgtttacatgcctgtagaaaacttttggattcccttttatgttggctgccagtctattctcatactctctctttgcccctcttatttcctttttcacttcccctttgaactttctatattctgcctggttctcacttgtgttatcaacctgacatctgtcatatgacccctttttccatttcatcttactcactatctcttttgtaatCCGGGGATTACAAAAGAGAttgtacctttctccctcgtgggattGTGCCtatactgtacccgaaccatctcctctttaaaggccgcccactgttcaattacagttttgcctgccaatctttgattccaatttacccgggccagatctgttctcatcccattgaaattggcccacgtccaattgagtatttttacttcagagtAGAAGTTTACTttcttggctgagatcaactaaatcagcacagactgggatttCAATCTTAAGCCGTCATGGTCTGTACGACAGAGCTATTCACTGGATGAACTCATGGAGCCATCAGGAGAGTGAATTTGAGgactgtttgtccgacatccagtcatggatgagcctcaatttcctccagttaaacattgggaagaccaaaaccatcgtcttctgcccctgcctcaaaCTCCGAACCCTTGCCACTAATTCCAATCAAGTCCCTGACCACTATCTCAAGTTGAACCAAATTGTTG is part of the Heptranchias perlo isolate sHepPer1 chromosome 34, sHepPer1.hap1, whole genome shotgun sequence genome and encodes:
- the dis3l gene encoding DIS3-like exonuclease 1 isoform X2, with product MQTACQAVQHQKGRRQYNKLRNLLKDARHECVMFFNEFQLYSYVPREQGEPLEKWQTRCIYYATVWYYNHLAGLMPVVMVTEDVEAIQKYGSETDGVFVVSFKSYLENFWPDLEAVHELYESIVQSRKERESENQEKNGKEYAEHLPLEILEAGIKSGRYIQGVLNVNKHRSQLEAFVRIQGLTNKRSELENDMLICGTKARNRAVQGDVVAVELLPRNEWKGRVSVLCENEPEEKTIEETESEPMATGKIVGIIQRNWRDYVVSFPPKEDIQSQGKNVRKILVTPWDYRIPKIRISTQQAESLKDCRIIVRIDSWDSTSLYPNGHFVKVLGRAGDLETEIAAILVENSVSVSPFSEAQVHEMPVNTPENPWKIDKEEQARRVDLRNTHLVFSIDPKGCEDVDDALSVRRLANENLELGVHIADVTHFVKLNSYTDLEARSRATTCYLADRRYDMLPTVLSADLCSLLGGADRYALSVLWELDKTNYEVLKVWFGRTIIRSAYMMFYEAAQALLDGNLSVMDDISELKGLDEKDKCRKLNDLIWAVEKLTEIARHVRAKRDLGGALELEGIELLVQLDEKKNISDLVPKQPLEVHETVAECMILANHWVAKKITESSPHQALLRRHPPPQQEFFAGLVECAKAKGFQIDTRSNKALADSLDMAEDPDDVLVNKLLRSMATQAMSNALYFSTGSCSEDEFYHYGLALEKYTHFTSPIRRYADIVVHRLLMAAIMKDKKLEPEEPLLSNKDLAELCHHINNKNRAAQRVQKQSVELFQCMYFKDKDPSSDDRCTSDGIIYSIRANGVLVFVPRYGIKGAAFLKNKEGLVISAKPDGTCDWKPGSLRRLRDKIISTTTDGSVTFSLFEHITVRISVLSSRSHPDSIKLDIISNQPRNTPGTEPTHETSHTSKTDLVRDVIRSAEEAQLAQEHAKNTLIRDEDREYCQTQGNSLYSLLEEIKELALLDVKVG